From the Dama dama isolate Ldn47 chromosome 24, ASM3311817v1, whole genome shotgun sequence genome, one window contains:
- the DCLK3 gene encoding serine/threonine-protein kinase DCLK3, whose protein sequence is MVGPEVLGVCCPFPPAGHRGLCEHSLKCLSSRITERKLQGTWLPAGRGSLEKPSLGSRSSAVPAFSPQSGLHPIHAENSQLKPRVVTVVKVGGHPLRKITLLLNRRSVQTFEQLLADVSEALGFPRWKSDRVRKLFNLKGREIRSVSDFFREGDAFIAVGKEPLTLKNIQVAMEELYPSKAWALTLTQQHSQIPSPRLRSRLYSKAVKGGPPCGETETTNSSGEAARSPAAIRPQGQTPGEDRARTPKKWGRGKWEPESGSKAPKDAALERRASGEKHLAVEIEKTSGELIRCEKCKRERELQREQGLQRERLSLGTSELDLGRCPRYDVERLVRTRSCRRSPEEKPQGGEEGWKEGPRSSPGHPPQEPRRPSKSVDKKEDRDPGGQEGHPPAAAKAKRDVFVGEAQPRREEKDGRNAGRSKPGGWLRREHHADLDPEKLRRTRGDEQETEKEKKPGVSGARRTMVPRDEPPARIEKEPKTRPEESKAERPGRRRRPAGILAADVRKHYAPGRVIGDGNFAVVKECRHRGTRQAYAMKIIDKAKLKGKEDMVDSEILIIQSLSHPNIVKLHEVYETDAEIYLIMEYVQGGDLFDAIIESVKFPEREAALMLMDLCKALVHLHDKRIVHRDLKPENLLVQRNEDKSTTLKLADFGLAKHVVRPIFTVCGTPTYVAPEILSEKGYGLEVDMWAAGVILYILLCGFPPFRSPERDQEELFNIIQLGRFEFLAPYWDNISDAAKDLVSRLLVVDPKKRYTAHQVLQHPWLEAAGKTSRANLQKEVPPSSEDHFRS, encoded by the exons TGTGTTGTCCTTTTCCCCCCGCAGGTCATCGAGGTCTCTGTGAACATTCTCTAAAATGTTTAAGCTCGAGAATCACGGAGCGGAAGCTGCAGGGCACCTGGCTGCCTGCTGGCCGAGGGAGCCTGGAGAAACCATCCTTGGGGTCACGCAGCTCTGCGGTGCCTGCGTTCAGCCCCCAGAGTGGCCTTCACCCCATCCACGCTGAGAACAGCCAGCTGAAGCCCAGGGTCGTGACTGTGGTCAAGGTGGGTGGCCACCCCCTCCGCAAGATCACCCTGCTCCTCAACAGGCGGTCCGTGCAGACCTTTGAGCAGCTCTTGGCTGACGTCTCAGAGGCcctgggctttcccaggtggaaGAGTGACCGCGTGAGGAAGCTGTTCAACCTCAAAGGCCGGGAAATCAGGAGCGTGTCTGATTTCTTCAGGGAAGGAGATGCTTTCATAGCGGTGGGCAAAGAGCCGCTGACGCTGAAGAACATCCAGGTGGCTATGGAGGAACTGTACCCCAGCAAAGCCTGGGCCCTGACTTTGACCCAGCAGCACAGCCAGATCCCCTCTCCAAGGCTGAGAAGCAGACTTTACAGCAAGGCTGTGAAAGGGGGTCCCCCCTGTGGGGAGACCGAGACTACCAATAGCAGCGGTGAGGCTGCCAGGTCCCCGGCGGCCATCAGACCCCAGGGGCAGACCCCCGGGGAGGACAGGGCCAGAACCCCAAAGAAGTGGGGCAGAGGGAAGTGGGAGCCCGAATCTGGAAGCAAGGCGCCCAAGGATGCCGCCCTGGAGAGGCGTGCCAGTGGAGAGAAGCACCTGGCAGTGGAGATCGAAAAGACATCGGGGGAATTGATCAGGTGTGAAAAGTGTAAGCGGGAGAGAGAGCTCCAGAGAGAGCAGGGCCTGCAGAGGGAACGACTGTCCCTGGGCACCAGCGAGCTGGACCTGGGCAGGTGCCCCCGCTACGACGTGGAGAGGCTGGTGAGGACCAGGAGCTGCCGCAGGTCCCCGGAGGAGAAGCcccagggtggggaggaaggctgGAAGGAGGGTCCCCGGAGCAGTCCTGGGCACCCGCCGCAGGAACCGAGGAGACCCAGCAAAAGCGTCGACAAGAAAGAGGACAGagaccccggaggccaggagggtcatCCCCCTGCTGCAGCCAAGGCCAAGAGGGACGTTTTCGTTGGGGAAGCGCAGCCCCGCCGAGAGGAGAAAGATGGCAGGAACGCAGGCAGGAGCAAGCCGGGAGGCTGGCTCCGGAGGGAGCATCACGCCGACCTGGATCCGGAGAAGCTCCGCAGGACCCGAGGGGACGAGCAGGAGAcggagaaggagaagaagcccGGGGTGTCCGGAGCGAGGAGGACGATGGTTCCCCGCGATGAGCCGCCAGCCAGAATCGAAAAGGAGCCCAAGACGAGGCCGGAGGAGAGCAAGGCGGAGCGGCCGGGCCGGAGGCGGCGGCCCGCGGGCATCCTGGCGGCCGACGTGCGGAAGCACTACGCGCCGGGCCGGGTGATCGGCGACGGGAACTTTGCGGTGGTGAAGGAGTGCAGGCACCGAGGCACCCGGCAGGCCTACGCCATGAAGATCATCGACAAGGCCAAGCTCAAGGGGAAGGAGGACATGGTGGACAGCGAGATCCTCATCATCCAGAGCCTCTCTCACCCCAACATCGTGAAACTGCACGAAGTGTACGAAACGGACGCCGAGATCTACCTGATCATGGAGTACGTGCAGGGAGGGGACCTGTTCGACGCCATCATCGAAAGTGTGAAGTTCCCCGAGCGCGAGGCCGCCCTCATGCTCATGGACTTGTGCAAGGCGCTGGTGCACTTGCACGACAAGAGGATCGTGCACCGGGACCTCAAGCCGGAGAATCTGCTG GTTCAGCGAAATGAGGACAAATCTACCACTTTGAAACTGGCTGATTTTGGTCTTGCAAAGCATGTGGTGAGGCCTATATTTACTGTGTGTGGGACTCCAACTTATGTAGCTCCTGAAATCCTCTCTGAGAAAG GTTACGGGCTGGAGGTGGACATGTGGGCCGCGGGCGTGATCCTCTACATCCTCTTGTGTGGCTTCCCCCCATTCCGCAGCCCAGAGAGGGACCAGGAGGAGCTCTTTAACATCATCCAGCTCGGCCGCTTCGAGTTCCTGGCTCCTTACTGGGACAATATCTCTGATG CTGCCAAAGATCTGGTGAGCCGGTTGCTGGTGGTAGACCCCAAAAAGCGCTACACGGCCCACCAGGTCCTTCAGCATCCCTGGCTTGAAGCTGCCGGAAAGACCAGCAGGGCAAACCTCCAGAAGGAGGTGCCCCCCAGCAGCGAGGACCACTTCCGGAGCTAG